The genomic region ttaaaaaaaaaaaaaaactaattatatgTGTAAGTTTTcttttggaaataaaacaaactacttGATACTGTAATGTGAGGAGAAGatcttttttaatctttttcagattatttatGGAATTTTTAGTACAACGTAAAATGTCCTGTTCACATCACAGTGCAACAACATCACTCTACTACATCTACATGTATGGAACTGtatatttaatcttattttgaaggagCTTTTATTTTCGTAACTGATTTTCTGTGACCTATGACCcgatgatgtcacttcctgtggaAACTTCTTTTGTTCCTCCGTCTCTGAGTTGAGGTGAGTCCATGCGGGTTCTCCCGTTTTTACGTCGTTAAAACGTAGTTAAAAGTACTAAATGATAGTTTTAAACTTATATTtcaaagaaactaaactgagttatttcagttttattgtcaGTCTTGTATTACACGTGTTTCTGTTGGACTGTACAGCTCTTTAAAGAAACTCTAAAGTTTACCGTTTCCACACCAGACTTCTCCTGCGGTCcgctgctgtttctctcttttaaagttgttcatgtagaaacaaatcaaatgaagttGGTTTactagtttttatattttactttacacagGCACgtcttctccttttttatttatactttttattatttagagtGTAATTCATTTAATAACTTCTTTGTGTTCACTGGTAAAATTGGATCTGGATCAAACCAGATTCAACTGGTCTGATCCAGTCTTTTTCCAGATCTttttccacaacaaaacaagatcaGGTGAAGTCAGACAGACATCACTAGTTGGTTTCCAGCCTGAagggtttgttgtttgtctctaaccaactttcctcagactgaagaagcgactttgatgagtagtgaaacatttcaacctaacaagaaagacgtACAGTTGTcacgactcaacttccagataactttacctggaggactgaaaatcttcacagacatattattatttgatattttacagcatGTCCACTGTAGTGGACAGCAGAACAAATTTACTGTTAGAAAACAGCTACACTTCAAAATCAGAATagactgacaagaaaacaagaatgtCAATCCATTTTCTAATGAAACTTtctaaatgaaactgaacatgaacataaattAAAGTCTCCAGTCCAGAGGTCCTGGGTAGCACAGGTTTGAATCTGTAACACCAccttctcttcactgttctccttctcttcctctttcttttcttccttcattaAAGTCTTAGTGACGGTACTTTAGGAAgcagtttctcttctttgttaTGCAGAGGAACATCTTGCAGCTGTGGTCACAGAGGTCCACCCCACCCAGTACAAATACCTTTAACCAGTAGAGTACAGCTTACCTGGAACAAATTTCCTGATGAAACAGTGGCccataaaaataatcatttactTGTCAATGCAGACTTTTCCTGGTTTCTGGAGGCTAAGGCAGCCTTACCTTACCCTCCAAAGgatgtctctctttgtttcctctaTCACTTTCATGTCATTGACAATTTTCTGTGAGATTCTCAACTTGTAAATTTCTGGCTTATTATTGGCCCTGTGGTTTTGCtttcagaaaacatttagtcTGGGGAAAGCAAGGCAGGTCATGTGGATTGACAAGCCAGATAAGAAAATTTCTTCAGCGGTGGTCTGAAGAGAGACATTCCTCATCTGTAGCTCTCTCTCATTTGTAAATTCTGCCAAGTCTCTCCAGGActcaaatcaataaaatcagATGACATTACTGTCATTGTACGTTGTACAATGAAATTAGAGCCGATGATCCTCTGGGTTCTCGTGGTgactctctggagagctttcctaGCCGCAGCTGTGCAACTGTCAAATCACGCACAGACACAGTATGTTAAAATACTCTCTATTGAGCAATGACAGAAGGACACTAGCAGTTTCTCattcaggttgtttttctttagaagATTGAGAAAGTACAGTCTCTGCTTCACCAGAGCAGTGGTGTTGGTGCCCCAGGTCAGGTCCTGCTCAATGGTGACGCCCAGGAGCTTGAAAGCAGCCACCCTCTCCACATGATCTCCACCAATAAACAGTGGCTGAATGTCTGTTTTGTTCCTCCTGTAGTCCACCACCAGTTCTTTGGTCTTTGTTGTGTTGAGGATCAGATTGTTTTTTCCACACCAGATACAGAACCGCTTGACCTCGTCCAAGTAAGCAGATCATCATTCCCAGAGATCAGCCCCACCACTGTGGTGTCATTAGCAAACTTAATGATGGTATTGCTGGGGTAGGTGGAGGTGCAGTCTTGTGTGTAGAGGGTGTAGAGCAGGGGGCTCAgcacagccctgtggggagccGGTACTGAGGGTGAGAACTGTCGACATGTGGGACCCTACTCTAACCCTCCAGGGGCGGGCTGTCAGGAACTCCAAATCCAGAGGCATGTGGATTTGAGGCAGGGTGGGACAATGAAGTGATTTAAGGACCGATTGAAGATCTTGGTAAACACCCCCGCCAGCTGGTCCGTGCAGTCCTTCAGCACCCGACCAGTGATGCCTTCAGGTCTGGCAGTCTTCCTCGGGTTGATAGACCTCAGCGTGTGCCTCACCTCTTGTTCCTCCACACTGAGGGAGGGGCCGCTGTGGGCTGATGCCTGTAGTTCAGCTGTCTCTGGTGGCTCCACCTCGAAGTGGGCGAAGAAGAGGTTATGCTCCTCTGTCAGTGAAAGGTCCCCATCGACAGCAGTGAGGTTTGGTCTGTACCTGGTTCAATGCTGGATCCCTTTCCACACCTGCCgtgtgttgtttgtgctgaGGTTGTCCTCAATCCTCTGCTCGTAGTCCAGTTTGGCCTCTCAGATCCCTCTGTTCAGGTTGGCTGTGGCAGAGCTGTACAGGTTCGTGTCACCGGACGTGAAGGCTGTGTTCCTCTACTGCGACAGGTGCTGGATCTCTCTGGTCATCCAGGGTTTTTCATTGGGATACACTCGGATGCACTTGTCCACAGTAACAGTATCTGTGCAGTCTTTGATGTAGCAcaggactgctgctgtgtgctccTCCAGGTCTGGGTGGTCAAAAATCTCCCATTTGGTTCTCTCTAAGCAATCAACATACAGCAGCTGGTGGGAGGCAGGGAGGGCCACGTTTTAATAGTCATTCTCTACTTCAGTTTCTATAAATGGTTTGTTCACTGTGACAGTCAGCTGTCAGTAATCAACTGGATCATTGCACACAGTGATCCTCATCTGCTGAGTCAGTGAtattctgtagctgtgtttttgtcatatcttgtgtctttgttgatTCACAGATCACATTCATCTCAGGTGAGGACGagcattgttttgtctgacatcaggacagctttgtgaaatcTAGTGCCACTGAGAAAGAAGCAGGATGAGTTCTCCCCAAAAGGTCAGAAATTAAATCTCTCACATTTCACATACTTTGCATTTTGCATTATCTCCATTAATAAAACcttacattttctctctctgtcattttagaCACACAGAAACGCAATGAAACAATTTCAGTATTATAACAAAGAATTCTCTTCATCATACATACTAAAACTTCATCAGATCATTTACAGTGGAGAAAAAACTCACCAACATACCCATACTGGAGAGAAGCCATTCAGTTGTGAGCAATGTGACAAAACCTTCGTAACAGCAGGAGAATTAAAACTTCATCAGAGAGTTCATACTGGAGAGAAGCCATTCAGTTGTGAGCAATGTGACAAAACCTTCGTAACAGCAGGAGAATTAAAACTTCATCAGAGAGTTCATACTGGAGAGAAGCCATTCAGTTGTGATCAGTGTGGTAAAGCTTTCTCTCAGTTAGGTAACCTGAAAAGTCACTATCGcattcacagtggagagaagccTTATCACTGTGACGAGTGTGGGAAAGATTTTGCTATGTCAGGACACCTAAAACTTCATAAACGgattcacagtggagagaaaccataccagTGCAGACACTGTGAGAAAACTTTCAGTTCTTCATCGGCGCGCAACAGCCATGAACGAACACATTCTGGAGTGAGACCATATAGATGTGAGGagtgtggaaaaacatttggtCACCTAGGAACATTCACAGTTCATAGAAACATCCACACTAAAGAAACAATCTACCCTTGTGAGCAATGTGGGAAGATCTTTAGCAGCTCCTCTTCATTAAGGAATCATGAAcggattcacactggagagaagcctTATCACTGTGACGAGTGTGGGAAAGATTTTGCTCGATCAGGAACCCTAACCATTCATAAACgtattcacagtggagagaaaccataccagTGCAGACACTGTGAAAAAGCTTTCACTTCTTTAGTAGAGCGCAACAAACATGAACGAACACATACTGGAGTGAGACCATATAGATGTGAGGAGTGTGGGAAGAGATTCACTCAGAAAGGAACATTAACAGTTCATAGAAACAGCCACACTAAAGAAACAATCTACCCTTGTGATCAATGTGGGAAGATCTTTAACAGGTACACTTCATTATGGCGTCATAAACgtattcacactggagagaaaccttaAGTGCaaataatgtgagaaaacattaattttacACTGATCTGGACTTGGTTACCTGTAAGAAACAACAGGAcgccacattgtttgatggaaagttatcaacctacagaggactgaattcaaagacaccttcaaaaccaaagtgaaaaacatctggtgggaggtttgtccattttgttgaaatgtcatTGCAGCAAGTCAAATGATTTTCAGTAGCTGTTATGTCCTTGTATACACGACTGACAACATCaggacatgctcctaatgagacaacaGATGATGTTATGTCCTTCCAGATCTGAACTTTGTATTACGTTTTTTCTTAgttaaaatctcttttttttttttaaataattgctgTTGTATAACTATAGTCAGTTCTAGTAGCACATATAATTTTTATTAGCATCAGTAATCTTAAAGTTAGAGAAAATGAAGTTGATAGTTTTGTTGTGTGAAATGCATTGAAAATATTCTactcattgtgtttgttatttttaaaatgtagtattacagttttttaaatttgattaaatttgttagatcaaattaaattctactaaaatgtcaaacagcagcatgaatgatgtgaattcagtgttttaaattgatgacAGGACAAATGAAACGTGCTGTTGTTGGTGGATAGAAACCTGATGATCTTTAATTATCTTCTGAATCTGGTTCAGCTATGTGTAGGTCTACAGTAGTAAATCAGACCCTCAGCCACCATCACAGGTAGAATCAACTTCTGGGAGaagcactgtttgtttgttgtcaattttatttttaattcttgcttttgctaataaatgttttgtgtgatcatattgttgaattgttttttacattaacaatttgatttctttttaagacATCAACTGAAAACAATCGGGCAACTTTTTAAATAGACACTATTCAGCCTGAAGTGATTTAATCAACCAGTGTTTAACTATTTTAACATAACATGAAGAACTGACTCTCGTGAAgtcaacaaaaatgacaaagctGTACTGTgttaaacctgaaaaaaaaaactgaaaaacttctgtaacaaacttctcaggaccaccgatgagattaataaggcagtagtttattttcttacacaGATAGATGATAATTGTCTGTGAGACATTACAGTTGGTTCTTGTCTCGAGGTAAATTCCATGCCAGGACAACCTGTCTGACTCCCTAAGATAAAAGTCTGGAGCACTGTCTAACAAGCAAGTTTCATAAGGGTCACTTTAAGTTACATGGTTTTATGAGAGAAATTAGTCTAAAAGACTAACTCTGTACTATTTTTCCAACATAaggacatatactgtataatgacCAACATGGACATATAATGCGTAATATGGACATTGAGTGACGTGGTACAGTA from Anabas testudineus chromosome 18, fAnaTes1.2, whole genome shotgun sequence harbors:
- the LOC113168255 gene encoding zinc finger protein 525-like, which produces MSSPQKTHRNAMKQFQYYNKEFSSSYILKLHQIIYSGEKTHQHTHTGEKPFSCEQCDKTFVTAGELKLHQRVHTGEKPFSCEQCDKTFVTAGELKLHQRVHTGEKPFSCDQCGKAFSQLGNLKSHYRIHSGEKPYHCDECGKDFAMSGHLKLHKRIHSGEKPYQCRHCEKTFSSSSARNSHERTHSGVRPYRCEECGKTFGHLGTFTVHRNIHTKETIYPCEQCGKIFSSSSSLRNHERIHTGEKPYHCDECGKDFARSGTLTIHKRIHSGEKPYQCRHCEKAFTSLVERNKHERTHTGVRPYRCEECGKRFTQKGTLTVHRNSHTKETIYPCDQCGKIFNRYTSLWRHKRIHTGEKP